Below is a genomic region from Capsicum annuum cultivar UCD-10X-F1 unplaced genomic scaffold, UCD10Xv1.1 ctg57176, whole genome shotgun sequence.
ggttgataaaaataaaaaaaagatgaaataaaaataaaggccgagaaagatttaaaaagaaaaaaaataaaagaagaaaaaaatcaaagaaaaataaacaaagtttttctttttatcaaagtagacgttgagaggagcaaagaaaaaaatataggaaagaaaaaataaactaaaaagaaaaaaaaaaggtgagaggaaaaagaaaaaaagtaagggttgagaaaaattaaaaataaaaagagaaaagaaaaaataaaaatcaaagtaaaattaaaaagagaaaaaaaaagttgaaagacgAATAAGTATGGAGTtattatccattatgaggatcattttaTGTAATTCATTGCATTGGTCAGAGGTAATTTTGtctgaaaatatattatttaatagcTGAAGGCTATTTACTTGAAGCCTTTTTATTTGGGGTTAAAACTTGAAAGCCACCTTATTGTGGGGCTATTCGTGTAGTTTTCCCGTTAACAGTCCAACGTGTTGAGGCAGCAAATATAGGAAAAAAATTCCTGCTGTTATCCAAAaggtttcttttttctttattattctttttgatTTAGTAACGTCCATTTGTCAAAGCCCTGGCCCaatatgtcatgttttcactttattccttgttggAGGTAGAAGATCATAACCACTAGGCAATTCCTTCCTCGTCTTCCAAaaggttttattttaattttatgtttagaaGTATCTGAGTCATATAAATTGACACATTGAAGTACCAAAATAGCTGGTTTGTAAGAAACTAATAGATGAAAGTATTTGTGAATTGTTTTGTCTATCTTGGAAGGGAGATTTGTTCCATTCCTGTGCTTGCTGCATGTCACATGAAGCATCCTGTGAATTCTTTTGACGTGACTTCTGCAATGATCAGCTGatgtttctttcattttttatcaacAGATTAAAAGGCCTTCTCTTGAGTCATTCTTGATCATTGGAAGGGTTTCATCTGAAGCCGTTCTTGAGTCTCTGCTGTCGCAAAAGAAATCGTTATTATCTTGGATCAATTTTTGGGTACAGAAGATTTTGTTGAAAGGCCGGCTTTGCATAATGCATATAGCACTGTGGCTTTTGCAACTTCAGAAAACCTTGACATTGTGAAAACAAGTGTACTTTCAATTTTATTGGATGTCCCAGAATGAACTTACATACTGAAAGCAACT
It encodes:
- the LOC124893301 gene encoding putative ABC1 protein At2g40090 yields the protein MDSDRSELQMYASQYFSQITELLRRLPRVILLMLKTNDCLRAVNGSLIKRPSLESFLIIGRVSSEAVLESLLSQKKSLLSWINFWVQKILLKGRLCIMHIALWLLQLQKTLTL